Part of the Candidatus Thiothrix putei genome, CAGCGCGGAAATCACCGTACCACGCAACTCTTTCGCCCTTGCCATGTATTCGACCAAACGTGCCAACGCATCATCAATCGAACCACCGGCCTCACCTGCCCGCACCATATTGATGTAAAAGCGTGAAAACTTACCGCTAGCTTCCAATGAATCAGCAAAGCGTTTACCACTGCGCACACTGTTTTGGATACCTTGCACCAACGCAATCACCGGCGGTTTATCGCCGATTTCCAGCAAAATACCCAAGGCACGGTCTAACGGCAAACCCGCACGTAACATGGTGGAAAGTTGCTGAGTCAAGGCCATAATATCGGGCTGACTCACGGCTTTACTGGCAAAGAAACCACTGGATTTTTTACTGGCAGTATTTGGCGCACTGACAGAAGCAGCGGATTTACCCGCGCTGATTTTGATGGGAATCAGCCCTTGCGCATTGAGACTTTCGGCGGCTTGCGCTTCATTAGTCGCTTCCAGTGTGCCCTCTTTCGCCACGCCTTGCGGAGTAATGGCTTTGTAGCTATACGTTGGCATTCGGGGTCTCCTCCGCCACGCGCAACACCTCTTCCAACGTCGTTACCCCTTTGAGCGCTTTGAGCAAGCCGTCTTCATACATGGTGCGCATTCCGCTTTTACGGGCTTGTTCTTGCAATACACCGGCGTCTTCATGCTTAAGAATCAAACGGCGCAACGGGTCATCGACAACTAACACTTCGTGGATAGCGCTACGGCCTTTGTAGCCAGAATTGCCACACGCGCTACAGCCTCTGGCGTGCCACAAACGCAATTCGCCTTCGGGTTGATAGTGACGCAAACCGAGTTCCTGCTCAATTTCCGGCAATACCGGATGCGATTCGCGGCATTGCGGGCAAAGACGCCGCACCAAACGCTGGGCAAGAATCCCATTCACCGTTGAGGTGATGAGGTAATCCTCAATTCCCATATCCATGAGCCGGGTAATGCCGCTGGCAGCATCATTGGTGTGCAAGGTGGATAAGACCAAGTGACCCGTAAGAGCCGATTGAATCGCAATGCGGGCAGTTTCCACGTCGCGCATTTCCCCGATCATAATAATGTCCGGGTCTTGACGCACGATGGAACGCAAGGCATCCGCAAAATTAAGGCCAATTTTGGGGTTAGCCTGAATCTGGTTAATCCCTTCGAGTTCGTATTCCACCGGGTCTTCAACCGTTAAGACCTTATTTTCAGGCGTATTCAATTGGGTCAAGGCAGAATACAGCGTGGTCGTTTTTCCTGATCCCGTAGGGCCTGTCACCAGAATCACGCCGTGGGGGGCATCCAATTGCTGTTGCACTTTGCGCAAATTATCATCGGAAAAGCCCAGGGTATTCAGATCAAGTTTGACACTGTGCTTATCCAGCAAACGCATGACGACACTTTCACCGTGCATGGTAGGAACCGTAGACACCCGCATGTCTATTTCTTTGCCCTGCGCCCGTAACTGGATGCGCCCGTCTTGTGGCAAGCGACGTTCAGCAATGTTGAGTCGTGCCATAAGCTTGAGACGTGAAATAATCGCGGCGGTCAGTTGTGGCGGGGGAGACTCGACTTCGTGAATCACGCCATCAATCCGGTAACGGACTTTCAGATGGGTTTCAAACGGTTCAATGTGAATATCAGAGGCGCGTTGGCTCATCGCATTGGTCATGATTTGGTTCACCAGACGAATAACCGGCGCTTCACTCGCCATGTCTTTCAGGTGTTCGATGTCATCCAAATTATGATCCTGGCTGGTAATCTCGAAATCGTCATCGCCACCACCGGCCTCTTTTTTGCTGGCGTCACTGCCATACAAGCGTTCAATATTGGCACGAATTTCGGTAGGAAGCCCTAACAAGGGTTCAACTAATTTACCACTTGCCATGCAAATGGCATGACGGGCAAATTCATCTTGTGGGTTGGACATGGCCACCACCAAGCGGTCGTCTTCTGCCTGCAAGGGAACAATCTCAGCATTACGCATGTAATTGATGGCAATGCCGGGGTTTTCGACGGGTAATGAGGGGTAGTCTTTGCTCAATGCCATGCGCACATTCAAATGACGCGACAGCACAAACGCAACCTCTTGTTCGGTAAGCATACCTAAGCGTACCAGCACGCTACCTAAGGGCTGACGAATTTCTGCCTGCGCTCGCAACGCACGCTCAAGATCAGTGGGTTTTAATTTGCCTAGTTTGACCAGCCTTTCGCCAAACAGTGCGGCTGGAGCATGGGATGTCGCAACCTGCATGATAGTATTTCTTTATTATTATAATGCGACCCCATTTTAGGGATAGGAGGGAAACATGCAAGCAGTTTCCCCCCAAACGGTCGAAAAATGACTACCGTTTAGATACCACTATTGCCCACAATCATTGCACCACCGATACCCGCAACCAGCGCGACAACCATCAGCACGATGGAAACCAAGGCCAAAATACCGATCAACTTCCAAAAACTGGCTTGTTGGCTCAGCGCTGTTTCCAAATCAGCGACGCTCAATGAACTCGTCAGACGTTTAATCGCGCTGGCATAGCGCAACAGATACAACGAGGCCATGAAGTAAATAACCCCAATGACTAAATACAAAACGCCCATACCGATCATCATACCGCTGCCAAACGGCGCAATGTCAGCATCGACACCCTCCATATTGCCCATCATGGCTCCCCCCATCATCATGGGAACCGCTGCTAATACCGTAAATGCCGTGCCAATAAATCCCAAAATAGCCAAGAATAACACCCATGGACGGGTTTTCTGCATCGCACTGATAATCTGGTCAGTCATGACACCCGTTCCACCCGCCACATCACGGACAGCCGCACGCGGGGTTGCAAAAGCTTCTTGAACACTCATCGTCTTTTCCTTTTGTTGTAAAAAATAGCCAATCTAGCACCAAACTAGACTGAACACATACTTTACTGGATAAAGTGCAGCGGGCATTAATCAGACATAATCGACGTAAGAATGCGTACCATCCGCTCCCGATTTTTAGCGCGGAAATAGTCTTTGTTTTGATAAAAATCCACGGTTTCATTAGCCCACCACCTCGGTACACCCAACAGCGGGAAAGGATTTAAGCTAGCAGTGGAAGACAAGCCCCCCTCCTGCAACAGGTTTACCACCACCTGATCCAAATAAGCGTGTTGCTGCGCCAATGATCGCAAGAAAAAGTCAGGCTCCACTTGCACCAATAAGGCATGAGCTGTCATCCCGACATAAGGTGTCAGCATCTTCTCCAAAGTGGCATGACCGATCATGAAACAGTCAATTTCACGCCCCCACGCAGCACGTTCCTGCCAAAACAAAGCCTCCCACGCGAAATCCACGACTTGCTGCAAATGCTCACGACGACTGGCGACAATGATCACACCACTCTCATCCAATACAGTTAACGCATCGCGCTGCGGGGTACGCGGTTTGCCATACCGCACTATGTCAGCAGCGTGTAAGGCATTAATCATCACCTTGGTTTGTGGAAACAAGCTCCACATTAAAGCATTAAAACAATCGTGCCAATTAGCGCGAGTGGCCACCATGCCATGCTGAAAAATTCGCTCCTCGTAGTACAACTCAGGAAACGGCAAGGTATGGTCTTGCGGTACAAAATGCACCGGCAAACCCGATTGTGCACAAAGATCAGCAGGCAATAAAAGGTTTAAATATTCACAGTCAGGCCAGTTTTCCAGGTTCGACCAACCGTCACGATTCCGCAACTGCTGGAAACACGGGTGCAAACTCTCAAAAGCAGGATTCCAAAGGTCAGGCTTCATCCTGTATCCGCTAATAACATAAACCGTGAATTTTAGCGCAACTGTGCCTCCCTTATCCGCGTCTTTTTGTCTATAGTCATAGGGCAGCAATATGCCGAAAGAGGTTGGAGTGAAGTATTCAAGCAATGTGTCATCAAGTTCCCTTGGCAAACAACACGGCTTTGTATTTAAGCTGATTCACTCATTGATATTGGTGGTAGGCGTGGTTAGCCTCGTTGTCATGTACAAAGCAGGTAAACTACCTTTTATTAATTACCGACCTGACTTATCAGGCTTGAATTTTGGTGGGAGTACCAGCAATAACAGCGACAACTTATGGGAATCAACGAATAACTACATTCAAGCACAGCAACGCAGGGCTGAACCCGTTACGCAACAGCGTGAGGACACAAAATACACGACCAATCGTTATACCGTACAGGTGGCGGCTGGTTATGATTCAAGACAATTGTATGGCTGGCGTGATGCTCTCGCCGCAGATGGCTATGATGCTTATCTGGTCAGCCTGAATACGCCGCGTGGGCTAATGTTCAAACTCAGAGTAGGTGCTTTTACGTCGCACAAACAAGCTGAAAACTTACAAGCAAAAATTCGCAAACGTTACCCCAACAATTTTGGCGCGAGTTTTATTGTGGAAGGCGACTAAACCTAATCATCATTTATTATCTGGCAAACAATTCGTACTGGAAGTTTTGTAAGCCCTGATCAGCACAGTGGACACTCCCCTGCATCACATAAGCAGAAGGCGTTACCACCCCACCTTTAATAACCACACCCTGAACTTCCTGACCACAACGGTTGCCTTTAACGGGCGTTCCCACCACCGCCACGACTGACGTGGTTTTATCATGCCGATAGACTTGGGCTTGCGCTGAACCCGGTGATTTTATGAAATAACAAGGCGCCATCGGCTTGAGCCAAAGCTGGGGTTCTGTTTTTCCTACCTGCAACCGACAGCCCCCCCCTTCATCACGTAACACTAAAGCTAAACCCGCCACCTGCATTTGATCGGTAACATGTGGCGTGGCAAGACGCTCAGGCAATACCAACGTTTGCGTTGCTGAAGACTGGTCAGATTCACAAGCCGTTAGCAACAACACTAACAGGGTTATACTCACATAACTTAATGAACCGGCCAAAACCACACCTCCTCCGAACGCTCGAAGTAATCCAGCGACCCATCAGCTAACGCAGGCCCTTCCCAACCCGGATTTTTTTCACGCATCAGAATACCCGTGCCATCCCACAGGTCGATATGATCACCTTGGTTGCCTACCCCCCAAAAATTGTGAAAACACACAAAGCCAGTACGTCCTTTGAAGGCTCCCCACGACACATTGCTGCGAATTTCCACGGTTCCAAAGCGCCCCGGATTGCGGCGCATCCACTCGGCTACTTCACGCGCTCGCAAGGTGTGTCCCTTATGCCCCCGATACCAACAGGTTGTTTTGTCATAACCTTGCAGCAAGTTACTACGCAACAAACACGTTCCCATTAAAATGGCGCACTGATTACCAAAATGTGGATTGCCATCGGCATCACGGCAGGGAAAGGTCTCTCCCGTTTCAACCGTCGGATGATTATTCCAAAGGATGCGAAAACCTAAATTTGGTCCTTCCGCTGGCAATGTTTGTACCGGCGTTTCCACATCACTGTCAGCAGGCGGATGCGTATCCCCTAACGGCACAAACGCTGGCGGGGGGGGCGGCAATGAAGGTGCATCCCGCAACTCTTCCACAATAGCCGCACGTTCTGGTTCAGTTGTTGGCAGTGCAGGAGCAGCAACCGGCGCTGGATTAACGGGGGAAACGGCTGCCGGTACTGAATGACTGGCGGGAGCTGCTGGCGTTGAGCGACGCCACCGCAATAACGACAGCAACCAGTTCCAGAACGAATTTGACTCAGGCATGAGACACTCCTTGGTAAACGTGCTATGACTATAGGCAAAAATCCCCGTATTAGCCCGACTAAAATCCTGTCAACTGCCTACGTTCCCGTAACTTACTGCTACGTGGAAAATGCGCACTCAAAAACTCCATCTGGTCAGCCAGAATATTGCGCCCTTGCAAGAAAACATATTCTGCATACGTTGGCTGAAAAGGAATAGCCAACAAGGGCATGTGCGCCTGTTCTGGGGTTCGCCCACCTTTGCGGCTATTACACAGTTTACAAGCGGTAACTACATTCGTCCAACGGTCAGGCCCCCCATGTACCAAAGGATGTACATGGTCACGGGATAAGTCTTTTTCTTGAAAATGTTGACCACAATACAAGCAAATGTGGTTATCACGCCGAAACAACAACGGGTTACTGAGGGGGGGGACATAATCCTGATGCAACTGCTGTTTGCTGCCTAGCGTCGCGATAATGGAATGGAGTTCGATGCGGCTACGTTGCCCGGTGATGGCGTTAACCCCCCCGCGAATGGAGAGAATGGGAGTCCCGCAGGTGTAAGCCACTTGCTCAGTGTAATAAAGTTTGACTGCCGTTTGGAAATGAATCCATTCCAACGGCATCCCACTGACATCCGTCCGCAGAATTAGCTGGTTCAAGCTGATCATGTGCAGCATGATTGCAGATTCCTGACATAAATCAAGTATTCATCATATTTTTCATGAAGTTGTCATCACCTGCTGAAATCATTGAGCCATGTCAAGTTTCAACAGCCGCACTTCAGGCACACTGCACGCATTGATTACTTTGAAGATACCCGAAAGGAGACCAGCATGTTTAGTTTTGATTATGGCCTGCCCGCAGCGATTGTGATTGCACTGATCCTGTTCGCATGGTTCAGCTTCTTTTCGGTGGTTTTCTCTGGCTAGATTCTCTTAGCTTACAGTAACACTTCCTGATCTTGTCAGGGAG contains:
- a CDS encoding DUF5362 family protein, with protein sequence MSVQEAFATPRAAVRDVAGGTGVMTDQIISAMQKTRPWVLFLAILGFIGTAFTVLAAVPMMMGGAMMGNMEGVDADIAPFGSGMMIGMGVLYLVIGVIYFMASLYLLRYASAIKRLTSSLSVADLETALSQQASFWKLIGILALVSIVLMVVALVAGIGGAMIVGNSGI
- a CDS encoding HNH endonuclease codes for the protein MLHMISLNQLILRTDVSGMPLEWIHFQTAVKLYYTEQVAYTCGTPILSIRGGVNAITGQRSRIELHSIIATLGSKQQLHQDYVPPLSNPLLFRRDNHICLYCGQHFQEKDLSRDHVHPLVHGGPDRWTNVVTACKLCNSRKGGRTPEQAHMPLLAIPFQPTYAEYVFLQGRNILADQMEFLSAHFPRSSKLRERRQLTGF
- a CDS encoding DUF3025 domain-containing protein: MKPDLWNPAFESLHPCFQQLRNRDGWSNLENWPDCEYLNLLLPADLCAQSGLPVHFVPQDHTLPFPELYYEERIFQHGMVATRANWHDCFNALMWSLFPQTKVMINALHAADIVRYGKPRTPQRDALTVLDESGVIIVASRREHLQQVVDFAWEALFWQERAAWGREIDCFMIGHATLEKMLTPYVGMTAHALLVQVEPDFFLRSLAQQHAYLDQVVVNLLQEGGLSSTASLNPFPLLGVPRWWANETVDFYQNKDYFRAKNRERMVRILTSIMSD
- a CDS encoding SPOR domain-containing protein; translation: MVSLVVMYKAGKLPFINYRPDLSGLNFGGSTSNNSDNLWESTNNYIQAQQRRAEPVTQQREDTKYTTNRYTVQVAAGYDSRQLYGWRDALAADGYDAYLVSLNTPRGLMFKLRVGAFTSHKQAENLQAKIRKRYPNNFGASFIVEGD
- the gspE gene encoding type II secretion system ATPase GspE, producing the protein MQVATSHAPAALFGERLVKLGKLKPTDLERALRAQAEIRQPLGSVLVRLGMLTEQEVAFVLSRHLNVRMALSKDYPSLPVENPGIAINYMRNAEIVPLQAEDDRLVVAMSNPQDEFARHAICMASGKLVEPLLGLPTEIRANIERLYGSDASKKEAGGGDDDFEITSQDHNLDDIEHLKDMASEAPVIRLVNQIMTNAMSQRASDIHIEPFETHLKVRYRIDGVIHEVESPPPQLTAAIISRLKLMARLNIAERRLPQDGRIQLRAQGKEIDMRVSTVPTMHGESVVMRLLDKHSVKLDLNTLGFSDDNLRKVQQQLDAPHGVILVTGPTGSGKTTTLYSALTQLNTPENKVLTVEDPVEYELEGINQIQANPKIGLNFADALRSIVRQDPDIIMIGEMRDVETARIAIQSALTGHLVLSTLHTNDAASGITRLMDMGIEDYLITSTVNGILAQRLVRRLCPQCRESHPVLPEIEQELGLRHYQPEGELRLWHARGCSACGNSGYKGRSAIHEVLVVDDPLRRLILKHEDAGVLQEQARKSGMRTMYEDGLLKALKGVTTLEEVLRVAEETPNANV
- a CDS encoding T6SS effector amidase Tae4 family protein, with amino-acid sequence MPESNSFWNWLLSLLRWRRSTPAAPASHSVPAAVSPVNPAPVAAPALPTTEPERAAIVEELRDAPSLPPPPPAFVPLGDTHPPADSDVETPVQTLPAEGPNLGFRILWNNHPTVETGETFPCRDADGNPHFGNQCAILMGTCLLRSNLLQGYDKTTCWYRGHKGHTLRAREVAEWMRRNPGRFGTVEIRSNVSWGAFKGRTGFVCFHNFWGVGNQGDHIDLWDGTGILMREKNPGWEGPALADGSLDYFERSEEVWFWPVH